In one window of Anomalospiza imberbis isolate Cuckoo-Finch-1a 21T00152 unplaced genomic scaffold, ASM3175350v1 scaffold_801, whole genome shotgun sequence DNA:
- the LOC137467821 gene encoding uncharacterized protein gives MEQRPPRVPKLAWVGEEEDETSAILLDLLLEKGVSRPEQVPTMVRYIHQWLMANDSAEHRLNRTLLHLAEAQPNDAVMTLLRVAPSCDRAAMAMWKTIMSSPRTAKLAQRILLDVLGSWPKHSTRTSDGDKTGVFALAVSFGQWPLLAPKPPLLQLSFLLPPLHLPASGAGLKPGLGAAAGPPVPLLPLCFSGPLPATLGPCHTDTSALSAVSGGLCPLQATVVMWKILQEPCVPHIVKVHSSRVLVHLLFQVFYSTEETPEEVDTFWKGCQEQHGLATSPNRFAVRTLKSLLCLEQYKDVVMAMERRCGWDTLLCADTQHYAVGLLAREMSCISIRSCSRIFRYLLQLLSTQEPRWDLPALAFLVEVLEHLDLSEREADRVLQIFSRHLQSECRERRRLALKGLLKLTDNPSTTKTMWSLTESLVELLRDADGEIVKITVMVLSFIILDSDRWIGSPIALQLAEALVLLFDLVRLCAPSHGHWVLPRHLVPCGFAGMRPAEPPRSPC, from the exons atggagcagagacccccgagagtgcccaagctggcctgggtgggggaggaggaagacgAGACCAGTGCCATCCTGCTGGATTTGCTTTTGGAGAAGGGTGTTTCCAGACCagagcaa gtgcccaCCATGGTGAgatacatccaccagtggctcatggccaatgattctgctgagcacaggctgaacaggactCTGCTGCATCTCGCCGAAGCACAGCCAAATGACGCAGTAATGACACTGCTGCGTGTGGCCCcgtcctgtgacag AGCTGCCATGGCCATGTGGAAGACCATCATGTCCTCGCCCAGGACGGCGAAGCTGGCGCAGCGGATTCtcctggatgtgctggggagctggccgaAGCACAGCACGCgcacctccgatggggacaaaacgggtgtctttgccctagctgtgagttttggccagtggcctttgctggccccaaagccccctctcctgcagctctccttcctccttcccccactgcatctccctgcctcaggtgcTGGCCTGAAACCTGGCctaggggcagctgcagggccaccggtcccgctgctgcccctgtgtttctctgggcctctccctgccacgctcgggccctgccacacggacacctcggcactgagcgcGGTCTCGGGGGGGctttgtcctttgcaggcaactgtggtgatgtggaagatcctccaggagccctgtgtcccacacATCGTGAAGGTGCACTCCTCCCGTGtacttgtgcatctgctcttccaagtgttctaCAGCACAGAAGAGACGCCAGAGGAGGttgataccttctggaagggatgccaggagcaacacggccttgccaccagccccaacag gtttgccgtgcggaccctgaagtccctgctgtgcctAGAGCAGTACAAGGATGTGGTGATGGCAATGGAACgcaggtgtggctgggacacgctgctctgtgctgacacccagcactatgccgtgggtctgctggccag GGAGATGTCCTGCATCTCCATACGCTCGTGTTCCCGGATCTTTCGctatctgctccagctgctcagcacacaggagccacgctgggatcTGCCCgccctggcattccttgtggag gtcctcgAGCACCTGGACTTGAGTGAACGCGAGGCTGACAGAGTCCTGCAAATCTTCtcaaggcacctgcagagcgagtgcagggagaggcgtcgcctggcaCTCAAGGGCCTTCTCAAGCTCACTGACAATCCCTCGacg accaaaacaatgtggagcctgactgaaagtcttgtggagctcctgcgggatgcagatggagagatTGTTAAGATAACAGTCATGGTACTCAGCTTTATAATCTTGGACAGCGACAGATGGATAGGCAGCCCCATCgccctgcagctggctgaggcacttgTGCTACTCTTTGACCTCGtaaggctctgtgcccccagccacggccactggGTACTGCCCAGACACTtggtgccctgtggatttgcaggcatgcgcccagctgagccccctcgCAGCCCATGCTGA
- the LOC137467820 gene encoding maestro heat-like repeat-containing protein family member 7: MVRYIHQWLMANDSAEHRLNRTLLHLAEAQPNDAVMTLLRVAPSCDRAAMAMWKTIMSSPRTAKLAQRILLDVLGSWPKHSTCTSDGDKTGVFALAATVVMWKILQEPCVPHIVKVHSSRVLVHLLFQVFYSTEETPEEVDTFWKGCQEQHGLATSPNRFALRTLKSLLCLEQYKDVVMAMERRCGWDTLLCADTQHYAVGLLAREMSCISIRSCSRIFRYLLQLLSTQEPRWDLPALAFLVEVLEHLDLSEREADRVLQIFSRHLQSECRERRRLALKGLLKLTDNPSTTKTMWSLTESLVELLRDADGEIVKITVMVLSFIILDSDRWIGSPIALQLAEALVLLFDLARAQLSPLAAHAEVFFLSLNTGQ, from the exons ATGGTGAgatacatccaccagtggctcatggccaatgattctgctgagcacaggctgaacaggactCTGCTGCATCTCGCCGAAGCACAGCCAAATGACGCAGTAATGACACTCCTGCGTGTGGCCCcgtcctgtgacag AGCTGCCATGGCCATGTGGAAGACCATCATGTCCTCGCCCAGGACCGCGAAGCTGGCGCAGCGGATTCtcctggatgtgctggggagctggccaaagcacagcacgtgcacctccgatggggacaaaacgggtgtctttgccctagct gcaactgtggtgatgtggaagatcctccaggagccctgtgtcccacacATCGTGAAGGTGCACTCCTCCCGTGtacttgtgcatctgctcttccaagtgttctaCAGCACAGAAGAGACGCCAGAGGAGGttgataccttctggaagggatgccaggagcaacacggccttgccaccagccccaacag gtttgccttgcggaccctgaagtccctgctgtgcctAGAGCAGTACAAGGATGTGGTGATGGCAATGGAACgcaggtgtggctgggacacgctgctctgtgctgacacccagcactatgccgtgggtctgctggccag GGAGATGTCCTGCATCTCCATACGCTCGTGTTCCCGGATCTTTCGctatctgctccagctgctcagcacacaggagccacgctgggatcTGCCCgccctggcattccttgtggag GTCCTCGAGCACCTGGACTTGAGTGAACGCGAGGCTGACAGAGTCCTGCAAATCTTCtcaaggcacctgcagagcgagtgcagggagaggcgtcgcctggcaCTCAAGGGCCTTCTCAAGCTCACTGACAATCCCTCGacg accaaaacaatgtggagcctgactgaaagtcttgtggagctcctgcgggatgcagatggagagatTGTTAAGATAACAGTCATGGTACTCAGCTTTATAATCTTGGACAGCGACAGATGGATAGGCAGCCCCATCgccctgcagctggctgaggcacttgTGCTACTCTTTGACCTC gcacgcgcccagctgagccccctcgCAGCCCATGCTGAGgtcttctttttgtctcttaatacaggacaatag